The Streptomyces phaeolivaceus genome has a window encoding:
- a CDS encoding DUF485 domain-containing protein: MQSSTGRPRRRGGGSESPVEQYEEHGLASADVRFDDPWYDALASGWGELDGTGGPAPVVAEARESRGGGAAEVYLEVQRSAAFQEVRSRYRRFVIPGVALFFSWYLAYVVTATTAPGLMARPVVGAVNVAMLAGLGQFLTTFLFTWAYARHARLRRDRAALDLRWDTQELTRGVRGGER; encoded by the coding sequence ATGCAGTCAAGCACCGGCCGTCCCCGCCGACGCGGGGGTGGTTCTGAGAGCCCGGTTGAGCAGTACGAGGAGCACGGCCTCGCCAGCGCGGACGTGCGGTTCGACGATCCCTGGTACGACGCGTTGGCCTCCGGCTGGGGGGAGTTGGACGGCACGGGCGGGCCGGCGCCGGTCGTGGCCGAGGCGCGGGAGAGCCGGGGCGGGGGCGCTGCGGAGGTCTATCTGGAGGTCCAGCGGAGTGCGGCCTTCCAGGAGGTGCGCAGCCGTTATCGCAGGTTCGTGATCCCGGGCGTCGCCCTCTTCTTCAGCTGGTATCTGGCCTATGTCGTGACGGCGACCACCGCGCCGGGGCTGATGGCGCGGCCGGTGGTGGGCGCGGTGAATGTGGCGATGCTGGCGGGGCTCGGGCAGTTCCTCACGACCTTCCTGTTCACCTGGGCGTACGCGCGGCACGCCAGGCTGCGCCGGGACCGGGCGGCGCTCGATCTGCGGTGGGACACCCAGGAGTTGACGCGGGGCGTCAGAGGGGGCGAGCGGTGA
- a CDS encoding solute symporter family protein, protein MTADHQTLALVLFSAFVAVTLGITTWVSRNRHGSAEEFYAGGRLFSPMENGFAIAGDYMSAASFLGISGLIALFGYDGLLYSVGFLVAWLVVLFLVAELVRNCGRFTLADVVAARMSERPVRIAAGTSSVTVSVLYLVAQMVGAGTLVALLLGGESEAAQAWTVIGVGTLMVVYVSLGGMRATTWIQIVKAVLLMGGAIALTVLVLVRFHGDFDQLLRTAAERSGHGDSFLAPGLKYGGDWVARFDFISLGLALVLGTAGLPHILSRFYTVPTARAARRSVVWSIGLIGGFYLMTIVLGFGAAAIVGPDAVRGSNAAGNTAVPLLALDLGGGADSTGGTVLFAIVAAIAFATILAVVAGITLASSASVAHDLYASLRRRRSKPRSEVAVARTAAVGIGVVAIGLGLLAKDLNVAFLVGLAFAVAASANLPVLLYSLFWRGFTTRGAVWSVYGGLVPSVVLVLLSPVVSGSADSLFPGVDFQYFPLQNPGLVSIPLGFLAGWLGTVASAEPPDEAKHAETEVRSLTGAGAV, encoded by the coding sequence GTGACCGCCGACCATCAGACGCTGGCGCTGGTGCTGTTCAGCGCGTTCGTGGCGGTCACCTTGGGCATCACGACATGGGTGAGCCGCAACCGGCATGGTTCGGCGGAGGAGTTCTATGCGGGCGGGCGGTTGTTCTCGCCGATGGAGAATGGTTTTGCCATCGCGGGTGACTACATGTCCGCCGCTTCCTTCCTCGGTATCTCCGGGCTCATCGCGCTGTTCGGGTACGACGGGCTGCTCTACTCGGTGGGATTCCTGGTCGCCTGGCTGGTGGTGCTCTTCCTGGTGGCCGAACTGGTGCGCAACTGCGGGCGGTTCACACTCGCCGACGTGGTCGCGGCACGGATGAGCGAGCGGCCGGTGCGGATCGCGGCGGGAACTTCCTCGGTGACCGTGTCCGTTCTGTACCTGGTGGCGCAGATGGTGGGAGCGGGCACCCTCGTCGCGCTGCTGCTGGGGGGAGAGAGCGAGGCGGCGCAGGCCTGGACGGTCATCGGCGTCGGCACACTCATGGTCGTCTATGTGTCGTTGGGAGGGATGCGGGCCACCACCTGGATCCAGATCGTGAAGGCGGTCCTGCTCATGGGCGGGGCGATCGCGCTGACCGTGCTCGTACTGGTGCGGTTCCACGGGGACTTCGACCAGTTGCTGCGGACGGCGGCCGAGCGCAGCGGACACGGCGACTCGTTCCTCGCGCCCGGGTTGAAGTACGGCGGTGACTGGGTTGCCCGCTTCGACTTCATCAGCCTCGGACTCGCCCTGGTGCTGGGCACGGCCGGGCTGCCGCACATCCTGTCGCGCTTCTACACGGTGCCCACCGCGCGGGCCGCGCGCCGCTCGGTGGTCTGGTCGATCGGCCTCATCGGCGGCTTCTACCTGATGACGATCGTGCTCGGCTTCGGCGCGGCGGCCATCGTCGGCCCGGACGCCGTACGGGGTTCCAACGCGGCCGGGAACACGGCGGTGCCGTTGCTGGCCCTCGACCTGGGCGGTGGCGCCGACTCCACTGGCGGAACGGTTCTGTTCGCGATCGTCGCCGCGATCGCCTTCGCGACGATCCTCGCGGTCGTCGCCGGGATCACCCTCGCCTCGTCGGCGTCCGTCGCCCACGACCTGTACGCGTCGCTGCGGCGCCGTCGCTCCAAGCCGCGCAGCGAGGTCGCGGTGGCACGCACGGCAGCCGTCGGCATCGGTGTGGTGGCGATCGGGCTCGGGCTGCTCGCGAAGGACCTCAACGTGGCCTTCCTGGTCGGCCTCGCCTTCGCGGTCGCCGCCTCCGCCAATCTGCCCGTGCTGTTGTACTCGCTGTTCTGGCGCGGCTTCACCACACGGGGGGCGGTGTGGTCCGTGTACGGAGGACTGGTCCCTTCCGTGGTCCTGGTGCTGCTGTCGCCGGTGGTGTCGGGGAGCGCCGACTCCCTGTTCCCCGGCGTCGACTTCCAGTACTTCCCCTTGCAGAACCCGGGTCTCGTCTCCATCCCGCTGGGCTTCCTCGCGGGCTGGCTCGGCACCGTCGCCTCGGCCGAGCCGCCGGACGAGGCGAAGCACGCCGAGACCGAGGTGCGGTCGCTGACGGGGGCCGGGGCGGTGTGA
- a CDS encoding response regulator has protein sequence MIEVLIVDDDVRVARVNAAYVEKVAGFHVVGVAHNAAEALHRLESLPHVDLVLLDHYLPDGTGLVVVQEMRRRGHQSDVIMVTAARDVSTVQAAMRQGALQYLVKPFAFAGLRAKLEAYAELRRTLDGGGEAEQAEVDRIFGALSTGGEPDLPKGHSATTTELVRRALMTAEGALSAQEIAERTGLSRQTAQRYLKLLERTGRARLTLKYGDAGRPEHRYEWATRP, from the coding sequence ATGATCGAGGTCCTGATCGTGGACGACGACGTCAGAGTCGCCCGCGTCAACGCCGCCTACGTGGAGAAGGTCGCCGGTTTCCACGTCGTCGGCGTGGCCCACAACGCGGCCGAGGCGCTGCACCGGCTGGAGTCGTTGCCCCACGTGGACCTGGTCCTGCTGGACCACTATCTGCCGGACGGCACGGGTCTCGTGGTCGTCCAGGAGATGCGGCGCCGGGGCCACCAGAGCGACGTGATCATGGTGACGGCGGCCCGCGACGTCTCGACCGTCCAGGCCGCGATGCGTCAGGGCGCGCTCCAGTACCTGGTCAAACCGTTCGCGTTCGCCGGGCTGCGGGCGAAGCTGGAGGCGTACGCGGAGCTGCGGCGCACTCTGGACGGCGGCGGCGAGGCCGAACAGGCCGAGGTGGACCGGATCTTCGGCGCCCTCTCGACGGGCGGCGAGCCGGACCTGCCCAAGGGCCACTCCGCCACCACCACCGAGCTGGTGCGCCGCGCCCTGATGACCGCCGAGGGCGCGCTGTCCGCCCAGGAGATCGCCGAGCGGACCGGTCTGAGCCGCCAGACCGCCCAGCGCTATCTGAAGCTCCTGGAGCGCACGGGACGGGCCCGGCTGACCCTCAAATACGGCGACGCCGGCCGCCCGGAGCACCGCTACGAATGGGCGACCCGCCCCTGA
- a CDS encoding ATP-binding protein, whose product MSPTPPARRLRLGMPRRVFSQVLLMQVAIAAGVAVLATGLFLAPLSEQLDDQAMRRALAIAQTTAAQPQIAEDLVSSRPSVNGPVQIEAERIRKASGAEYVVVMDRVGVRWSHPDPAEIGGLVSTDPRRALAGNEVMEIDSGTLGRSARGKVPLRDTDGRIVGAVSVGIEYDSVRARLIHAIPGLLAYAGGAMAVGALAAYLISRRVHRQTRDLAFSDIAGLLAEREAMLHGIREGVVALDRAGRVRLLNDEARRLLGIGDEAVGRSLDDALGPGRTTDVLAGRVTGTDLLTVRGQRVLVANRMPTDDGGAVATLRDRTELEQLGRELDSTRGLTDALRAQDHEHANRMHTLLGLLELEMYDEAVEFVGEVVGDHRATAEQVTEKIHDPLLAAVLVGKATVAAERGVALSVADTTMLPDRLIDPRGLVTVVGNLVDNALDAVAGTPHARVEVDLRAEGRTAILRVRDTGPGVPPDRRELIFADGWSTKTRPAHRERGIGLSLVRRLAERQGGSARVAEAEGGGAEFTVVLPDALAEPDPTTRPSAPALVPTAPDTSTAPDDGPARQDEPTAGHDGRPGPEREPGAAITAADKESR is encoded by the coding sequence ATGAGCCCCACTCCGCCCGCGCGCCGCCTGCGTCTCGGCATGCCTCGGCGGGTGTTCTCGCAGGTCCTGCTGATGCAGGTGGCGATCGCCGCCGGCGTCGCCGTCCTCGCGACCGGGCTGTTCCTCGCGCCGCTCAGCGAACAGCTGGACGACCAGGCGATGCGCCGGGCGCTCGCGATCGCGCAGACCACGGCGGCCCAGCCGCAGATCGCGGAGGACCTGGTGTCGTCGCGGCCGTCCGTGAACGGCCCCGTGCAGATCGAGGCAGAGCGGATCCGGAAGGCCAGCGGGGCCGAGTACGTGGTCGTGATGGACCGGGTCGGCGTGCGCTGGTCGCACCCCGACCCGGCGGAGATCGGTGGGCTCGTCTCGACCGATCCGCGCCGCGCCCTGGCCGGGAACGAGGTCATGGAGATCGACTCGGGGACGCTGGGGCGCTCCGCCCGGGGCAAGGTGCCGCTGCGTGACACCGACGGGAGGATCGTCGGCGCCGTCTCGGTGGGCATCGAGTACGACAGCGTGCGCGCCCGGCTGATCCACGCGATCCCCGGGCTCCTGGCGTACGCGGGCGGGGCCATGGCCGTCGGGGCGCTGGCCGCGTATCTGATCTCCCGGCGGGTGCATCGCCAGACCCGTGACCTGGCCTTCTCCGATATCGCGGGGCTGCTTGCGGAGCGCGAGGCGATGCTGCACGGCATCCGGGAGGGCGTGGTCGCGCTGGACCGCGCCGGGCGCGTGCGCCTCCTGAACGACGAGGCGCGACGGCTGCTCGGGATAGGCGACGAGGCGGTCGGCCGGTCGCTCGACGACGCGCTCGGCCCCGGCCGTACCACCGATGTGCTGGCGGGCCGGGTCACGGGCACCGATCTGCTGACCGTGCGCGGTCAGCGCGTACTGGTCGCCAACCGCATGCCCACGGACGACGGGGGCGCCGTGGCCACCCTGCGCGACCGCACCGAACTGGAGCAGCTCGGCCGCGAACTCGACTCCACGCGCGGTCTCACGGACGCCCTGCGCGCCCAGGACCACGAGCACGCCAACCGGATGCACACCCTCCTCGGCCTGCTCGAACTGGAGATGTACGACGAGGCGGTGGAGTTCGTCGGCGAGGTGGTCGGCGACCACCGGGCGACCGCCGAGCAGGTCACCGAGAAGATCCACGATCCGCTGCTGGCCGCGGTCCTGGTCGGCAAGGCGACCGTCGCGGCCGAGCGCGGAGTGGCCCTGTCGGTCGCGGACACCACGATGCTCCCGGACCGGCTGATCGACCCCCGTGGGCTGGTCACCGTCGTCGGCAACCTCGTCGACAACGCCCTGGACGCCGTCGCGGGCACCCCGCACGCGCGCGTGGAGGTCGATCTGCGCGCCGAGGGACGCACCGCGATCCTCCGCGTACGGGACACGGGTCCCGGAGTACCGCCCGACAGGCGGGAGTTGATCTTCGCGGACGGCTGGTCCACCAAGACCCGCCCGGCCCACCGCGAGCGCGGCATCGGGCTCTCCCTGGTGCGCCGGCTCGCCGAACGGCAGGGGGGCAGCGCCCGGGTCGCGGAGGCGGAGGGCGGCGGCGCGGAGTTCACCGTCGTGCTGCCCGACGCCCTCGCCGAGCCCGACCCGACGACGCGGCCGTCCGCACCGGCGCTCGTCCCCACGGCACCCGACACCTCCACGGCACCCGACGACGGACCGGCCCGGCAGGACGAGCCGACGGCCGGCCACGACGGGCGACCGGGCCCCGAGCGGGAGCCCGGAGCCGCCATCACAGCCGCCGACAAGGAGTCGCGATGA
- a CDS encoding sucrase ferredoxin: MSTCTSASRHLDEPLAGTAATARTWLLLEQPGPWGVKALTSSHLDPALGRALEAATEGAGVRVALIRRPGRHADRREVRERRVYVAHTVPGNVWLHSATTSAPERLLDLDFAALGRGDHDSFGTVLRGRPHTGDPLALVCTNGKRDRCCALLGRPLAAELAASGVEGTWEVTHLGGHRFSPTLLVLPFGYVYGRAEAHHVKEVLQGVREGRVVTEGCRGGSAWERPGQAAELAVRTRTGEGAADTLTVLRTDGAAPRWDVTVAHTDGRRWTVTVSQGAAQPPRPESCGSALGSPARMDVLTVRELSPAAATR, translated from the coding sequence GTGAGTACGTGCACATCCGCGTCCCGACACCTCGACGAGCCTCTCGCGGGGACCGCCGCCACGGCGAGGACATGGCTGCTGCTGGAACAGCCCGGCCCCTGGGGCGTCAAGGCGCTCACTTCGAGCCACCTGGACCCCGCGCTCGGCCGTGCCCTCGAAGCCGCGACGGAGGGCGCCGGCGTACGCGTGGCGCTCATCCGGCGCCCCGGCCGCCACGCGGACCGCCGTGAGGTGCGTGAGCGCCGGGTGTACGTGGCCCACACCGTCCCCGGGAACGTCTGGCTGCACAGCGCCACGACGTCCGCCCCCGAACGACTGCTCGACCTCGACTTCGCCGCGCTCGGCCGGGGCGATCACGACTCCTTCGGGACGGTTCTGCGAGGTCGGCCCCACACCGGCGACCCCCTCGCGCTCGTCTGCACCAACGGCAAGCGCGACCGCTGCTGCGCCCTCCTCGGCCGTCCCCTCGCCGCCGAACTGGCCGCCTCCGGGGTCGAGGGCACCTGGGAGGTCACCCATCTGGGTGGCCACCGCTTCTCCCCCACCCTGCTCGTGCTGCCCTTCGGCTATGTGTACGGCCGCGCCGAGGCCCACCACGTCAAGGAGGTCCTCCAGGGCGTACGGGAGGGCCGTGTCGTCACCGAGGGGTGTCGTGGCGGCTCCGCCTGGGAGCGCCCCGGACAGGCGGCCGAGCTGGCGGTGCGGACCAGGACCGGCGAGGGCGCGGCCGACACGCTCACCGTCCTGCGCACGGACGGCGCGGCACCCCGCTGGGACGTGACGGTCGCCCACACCGACGGCCGCCGCTGGACCGTCACCGTCTCCCAGGGCGCCGCCCAGCCGCCCCGCCCGGAGAGCTGCGGCTCGGCGCTGGGTTCCCCGGCGAGGATGGACGTCCTGACCGTACGAGAACTGTCACCGGCCGCGGCGACGCGCTAG
- a CDS encoding DUF6082 family protein: MATRNSWIRRLRSTATARASALLPVSRRHRRASLSEQHRLHFDLLCKAMDDPALAAVLDTYESDVPPEAQRQYLFANALYINALHFHRIGTLNRAELYGHLRIMCRNKIFQEYWESTRHHRKSLAEASEEAELGRMTDELIQELTDADTDEWWVVGEPPDESA, encoded by the coding sequence ATGGCCACACGGAATTCCTGGATACGGAGGCTTCGCTCCACCGCCACAGCAAGAGCATCGGCCCTGCTGCCGGTCTCCCGCCGCCACCGGCGAGCCTCACTCAGCGAACAGCACCGGCTCCACTTCGATCTGCTCTGCAAGGCCATGGACGACCCGGCCCTCGCCGCCGTTCTGGACACCTACGAGAGCGACGTCCCGCCGGAGGCGCAACGCCAGTACCTGTTCGCGAACGCCCTCTACATCAACGCCCTCCATTTCCATCGGATCGGGACGCTGAACAGGGCGGAGCTGTACGGGCATCTGCGGATCATGTGCCGGAACAAGATCTTCCAGGAGTACTGGGAGTCGACCCGGCATCACAGGAAGAGCCTCGCCGAGGCCTCGGAGGAAGCCGAACTGGGGCGGATGACGGACGAGTTGATCCAGGAACTCACCGACGCCGACACCGATGAGTGGTGGGTGGTGGGAGAGCCACCGGACGAGTCCGCATGA
- a CDS encoding CobW family GTP-binding protein — protein sequence MSQSSSPNPSVVAQGVSQIPVVVLAGFLGSGKTTLLNHLLHRSGGSRIGAVVNDFGAIEIDAMAVAGALGDSTVSLGNGCLCCAVDASELDVYLDRLAEPSAGIDVIVIEASGLAEPQELVRMVLAGENPRVVYGGLVEVVDAAEFLETRRRHPGIDRHLAIADLVVVNKLDRAEDGERVLTLVRSLAEGAAVVPATYGRVDPEFLFDCRPSEERVGQLSFDDLPRQDHDGHGDGHHDAHHEGDEHAGHLHSGYDSVSFVSDVPLDPRRLMEFLDGRADGLYRIKGYVDFGPHDPRNRYAVHAVGRFLRFTPEPWADLDGSGDESRLSQLVLIGAGIDAPALTKELEACEGEKDAPHADEHGMWGVLRYVRGTEAEEPEEPEASYDAV from the coding sequence TTGAGCCAGTCGTCGAGTCCGAACCCGAGTGTTGTCGCGCAGGGTGTGTCGCAGATCCCCGTCGTCGTTCTCGCCGGGTTCCTCGGTTCCGGTAAGACGACGCTGCTCAATCATCTTCTCCACCGCAGCGGCGGCAGCCGGATCGGTGCCGTCGTCAATGACTTCGGGGCGATCGAGATCGACGCGATGGCCGTGGCGGGCGCGCTCGGCGACTCCACCGTGTCGCTGGGCAACGGGTGTCTGTGCTGTGCCGTCGACGCCAGTGAGCTGGACGTCTATCTGGACCGGCTCGCCGAGCCGTCCGCCGGGATCGATGTCATCGTCATCGAGGCCAGCGGGCTCGCGGAGCCGCAGGAACTCGTGCGGATGGTGCTCGCCGGCGAGAATCCCCGGGTGGTGTACGGCGGGCTCGTCGAGGTCGTGGACGCCGCCGAGTTCCTGGAGACCCGGCGGCGGCATCCCGGGATCGACCGGCATCTCGCCATCGCCGACCTCGTCGTCGTCAACAAGCTCGACCGGGCCGAGGACGGGGAGCGGGTGCTGACGCTCGTCCGTTCGCTGGCCGAAGGCGCCGCCGTGGTACCCGCCACCTACGGGCGCGTCGACCCCGAGTTCCTCTTCGACTGCCGGCCCTCCGAGGAGCGCGTCGGGCAGCTGTCCTTCGACGACCTCCCCCGACAGGACCACGACGGGCACGGCGACGGGCATCACGACGCGCACCACGAGGGGGACGAGCACGCCGGGCATCTGCACAGCGGCTACGACAGTGTCTCCTTCGTCTCCGATGTGCCGCTCGACCCCCGGCGGCTCATGGAGTTCCTGGACGGGCGGGCGGACGGGCTCTACCGCATCAAGGGATACGTCGACTTCGGGCCCCACGACCCCCGGAACCGGTACGCCGTGCACGCCGTCGGGCGGTTCCTGCGGTTCACTCCCGAGCCCTGGGCCGACCTCGACGGGAGCGGCGACGAGAGCCGGCTCAGTCAGCTCGTGCTCATCGGGGCCGGGATCGACGCCCCGGCCCTGACCAAGGAGTTGGAGGCGTGCGAGGGCGAGAAGGACGCCCCGCACGCCGACGAGCACGGCATGTGGGGCGTCCTTCGCTATGTCCGGGGGACGGAGGCCGAGGAGCCCGAGGAACCCGAGGCCTCCTACGACGCCGTCTGA
- a CDS encoding DNA gyrase/topoisomerase IV subunit A, translating to MARRSTKTPPPDDAFEERILDIDVVDEMQGSFLEYAYSVIYSRALPDARDGLKPVHRRIVYQMNEMGLRPDRGYVKCARVVGEVMGKLHPHGDSSIYDALVRLAQPFSMRVPLIDGHGNFGSLGNDDPPAAMRYTEARMADATSLMTESIEENTVDFTPNYDGQEQEPVALPAAFPNLLVNGASGIAVGMATNMPPHNLSEVIAAARHLIRYPNADLDTLMKHVPGPDLPTGGRIVGLSGIRDAYESGRGTFKIRATVAVETVTARRKGLVVTELPFTVGPEKVIAKIKDLVGSKKLQGIADVKDLTDRAHGLRLVIEIKNGFVPEAVLEQLYKLTPMEESFGINNVALVDGQPLTLGLKELLEVYLDHRFEVVRRRSEFRRGKRRDRLHLVEGLLTALVDIDEVIRLIRSSDNSAQAKERLMERFSLSDIQTQYILDTPLRRLTRFDRIELESEKDRLNAEIAELTRILESDAELRKLVSGELAAVSKKFGTERRTVLLESSGTQVATVPLQVADDPCRVLLSSTGLLARTANGEPFAADEDGKRAKHDVIVSAVPATARGEVGAVTSTGRLLRLNVVDLPQLPDTSAAPNLSGGAPLTEFLSLQDGETVICLMTLDESSPGLAIGTEQGVVKRVVPDYPTNKEELEVITLKEGDRIVGAVELRTGEEDLVFITDDAQLLRYQASQVRPQGRPAGGMAGIKLTEGAKVISFTAVDPAADAVVFTVAGSRGTLDDSVQTTAKLTPFDQYPRKGRATGGVRCQRFLRGEDCLSIAWAGPVPARAAQKNGTPADLPEMDPRRDGSGVSLGKTVASVAGPV from the coding sequence ATGGCCCGCCGCAGCACGAAGACCCCGCCGCCCGACGACGCGTTCGAGGAGCGGATCCTCGACATCGACGTCGTCGACGAGATGCAGGGCTCCTTCCTGGAGTACGCGTACTCGGTCATCTACTCCCGAGCTCTGCCGGACGCCCGTGACGGTCTGAAGCCGGTGCACCGCCGGATCGTCTACCAGATGAACGAGATGGGCCTGCGCCCCGACCGCGGCTATGTGAAGTGCGCCCGCGTCGTCGGCGAGGTCATGGGCAAGTTGCACCCGCACGGCGACTCGTCGATCTACGACGCCCTGGTGCGCCTCGCCCAGCCCTTCTCCATGCGGGTCCCCCTGATCGACGGCCACGGCAACTTCGGCTCGCTGGGCAACGACGACCCACCGGCCGCCATGCGGTACACCGAGGCCCGGATGGCCGACGCGACGAGCCTGATGACGGAGTCGATCGAAGAGAACACGGTCGACTTCACGCCCAACTACGACGGCCAGGAGCAGGAACCGGTGGCCCTGCCCGCCGCCTTCCCGAACCTGCTGGTCAACGGCGCGTCCGGGATCGCCGTCGGTATGGCCACCAACATGCCGCCGCACAACCTGAGCGAGGTCATCGCCGCCGCCCGCCACCTCATCAGGTACCCGAACGCCGACCTGGACACGCTGATGAAGCACGTCCCGGGCCCGGACCTGCCGACCGGCGGCCGGATCGTCGGTCTCTCCGGGATCAGGGACGCCTACGAGTCGGGCCGCGGCACCTTCAAGATCCGTGCCACGGTGGCGGTGGAGACCGTGACGGCCCGCCGCAAGGGCCTCGTCGTCACCGAACTGCCGTTCACCGTCGGCCCGGAGAAGGTGATCGCCAAGATCAAGGACCTGGTCGGCTCGAAGAAGCTGCAGGGCATCGCCGACGTCAAGGACCTCACCGACCGCGCGCACGGCCTGCGCCTGGTCATCGAGATCAAGAACGGCTTCGTGCCGGAAGCGGTCCTGGAGCAGCTCTACAAGCTGACGCCGATGGAGGAGTCCTTCGGCATCAACAACGTGGCCCTGGTCGACGGCCAGCCCCTCACCCTGGGCCTGAAGGAACTCCTGGAGGTCTACCTCGACCACCGCTTCGAGGTCGTCCGCCGCCGCTCGGAGTTCCGCCGCGGCAAGAGGCGCGACCGGCTCCACCTGGTCGAGGGTCTGCTCACCGCGCTGGTGGACATCGACGAGGTCATCCGGCTGATCCGCTCCAGCGACAACTCCGCGCAGGCCAAGGAGCGCCTGATGGAGCGCTTCTCCCTGTCGGACATCCAGACGCAGTACATCCTCGACACCCCGCTGCGCCGCCTCACCCGGTTCGACCGCATCGAGCTGGAGTCCGAGAAGGACCGGCTCAACGCCGAGATCGCCGAGCTGACCCGCATCCTGGAGTCGGACGCGGAGCTGCGCAAGCTGGTCTCCGGCGAACTGGCCGCGGTGTCCAAGAAGTTCGGCACCGAGCGCCGTACGGTGCTGCTGGAGTCCTCGGGCACCCAGGTGGCCACGGTCCCGCTCCAGGTCGCGGACGACCCGTGCCGGGTGCTGCTGTCGTCGACGGGTCTGCTGGCCCGTACGGCGAACGGCGAGCCCTTCGCGGCGGACGAGGACGGCAAGCGCGCCAAGCACGACGTCATCGTCTCGGCGGTCCCGGCGACGGCCCGGGGCGAGGTGGGCGCGGTGACCTCGACGGGCCGTCTGCTGCGCCTGAACGTGGTCGATCTGCCGCAGCTGCCGGACACCTCGGCGGCCCCCAACCTGTCGGGCGGCGCCCCGCTGACGGAGTTCCTCTCCCTCCAGGACGGCGAGACGGTCATCTGTCTGATGACGCTCGACGAGTCCTCGCCGGGCCTGGCCATCGGCACCGAGCAGGGTGTCGTCAAGCGTGTGGTGCCCGACTACCCCACCAACAAGGAGGAGTTGGAGGTCATCACGCTCAAGGAGGGCGACCGGATCGTCGGGGCCGTCGAGCTGCGCACCGGCGAGGAGGACCTCGTCTTCATCACGGACGACGCCCAACTGCTGCGCTACCAGGCCTCCCAGGTCCGCCCGCAGGGCCGCCCGGCCGGCGGCATGGCCGGTATCAAGCTCACCGAGGGCGCGAAGGTCATCTCGTTCACGGCCGTCGACCCGGCCGCGGACGCCGTCGTCTTCACGGTGGCGGGCTCCCGAGGCACCCTCGACGACTCCGTGCAGACCACGGCCAAGCTGACCCCGTTCGACCAGTACCCCCGCAAGGGCCGCGCCACGGGCGGCGTGCGCTGCCAGCGGTTCCTTCGCGGCGAGGACTGCCTCTCCATCGCCTGGGCGGGCCCGGTCCCGGCCCGTGCCGCCCAGAAGAACGGCACCCCGGCCGACCTCCCGGAGATGGACCCGCGCCGCGACGGCTCGGGCGTGTCCCTGGGCAAGACGGTCGCGTCGGTGGCGGGACCGGTGTGA